In one window of Phalacrocorax aristotelis chromosome W, bGulAri2.1, whole genome shotgun sequence DNA:
- the LOC142049893 gene encoding small integral membrane protein 15-like — protein sequence MFHIKAWAEYIVEWAAKDPYGFLTSVIFALTPLFVISAALSWKLANMIEAREREQKKKQKCQENIAEAKQTKKD from the coding sequence atgtttCATATTAAAGCTTGGGCTGAATACATCGTGGAGTGGGCTGCAAAGGACCCTTACGGCTTTCTTACTTCAGTGATCTTTGCCCTTACACCATTGTTCGTAATTAGTGCAGCACTTTCATGGAAGCTTGCAAATATGATTGAAGCCAGGGAGCGagagcaaaagaagaaacagaaatgccaAGAGAATATTGCAgaagccaaacaaacaaagaaggatTAA